Genomic segment of Candidatus Binataceae bacterium:
CTTCGTCGGCGACTTCCAGAAGCAGATCGGCCGGACCGCCGATGCGAAAGGAGGTCAGCTCTGCCAGCACGCACTCCCGGCGCAGTCGCGCGGCGAAGTGGCCGGCCAATTGCCGCTCAAGCGCGCTCATCGGCAGGGCTCTCCTGGCCCAGGTCGTGCAAAATCGTCTCGCCCAGCCGATAAATATCGCCCGCGCCCAGGGTCGCAATCAGGTCGCCGGGAGCGGAATCCGCTACCACCCGACGCGCCGGCCAGAGCTCCTCGCCTAGATATGCCACCTCCAACCCGCCCCGCGCCCGAATTGCCTGACTCAGCCGCAGCGCGGACACGTTGGCAATCGGTTCCTCGCCAGCCGGATAAACGTCCGTCAGGTAGAGCCGGTCGGCATCGTCGAAGGCGGTGATGAACTCGTCGAACAGATCGCGCAGACGGGTGAAGCGATGGGGTTGGAAAACCACCAGCATGCGTCTACCGAAGGCGCGTTTAGCCGCCGCCAAGGTGGCGCGCACCTCGGCCGGATGATGGGCGTAATCGTCCAGCACGATACGACCGGCCATCTCGCCTTTGACTTCGAACCGGCGCGCAATCCCCGAAAAGCTTGCCAACGCCGCCGCGGCCACCGCAAAACTTACCCCGAGCGCGCGCGTCACCGCGATCGCGGCCAGGGCGTTGAGCGCCACGTGATGGCCGGGTAGCGGTAGCGTGATGCTGCCCAAGGGCTGGCCGCGTTCGCTCACTTCGAAGGTGGTGGCCAGGCCCCGAATCGCAATTGCACTGGCCCGATAATCGGCATCGGCCGCTTCCCCGTAGGTCAGATACGGCTTGCGTACCATGGGCAGCAACTCGCGCACTTCGGCACTGTCGATACCGAGCACGGCGAAGCCGTAAAAGGGCACCCGGTTGACGAAATTCAGATAGGCCTCGCGCACGCGTTCCATGGTGCCGTAATGGTCCAGATGCTCAGGATCGATATTGGTGACGATGGCGATGGTGGGCAGCAGGAGCAAAAAGGAAGCGTCGCTCTCATCGGCCTCGGCAACCATGAAATCGCCTCGCCCCAGCCGCACGTTGGTGCCGCGCGCGCGCAGGTTGCCGCCGATTGCCACCGTCGGATCCAAACCCGCCTCTTCCAGGATTAAAGCCACCAGCGAAGTCGTGGTGGTCTTGCCATGAGTGCCCGCCACCGCGACACCAGCCCGGGCCAGGCGCAGCAATTCTCCCAACATCTCGGCTCGCGCGATGACCGGAATGCGCATCGCTCGCGCCCGTTGCACCTCGGGATTGTTCGCTTTGACCGCGGACGAGATGACCACCGCGTTAAGTTCGGGCGAGAGGTGACTGGGATCGTGGCCAATGGTTATCCTGGCGCCCAACCCGGCCAGCCGCGCCGTGGCGGCGCTGGCGCGCAAATCGCATCCACTCACCGCCAGATTAAGCCGCAGACACAACTCGGCGATTCCACTCATTCCGGCGCCGCCAATCCCAATGAAATGCAGCGGGCGGGAGCCCGCCCCCATCAGGCTCTGAGGGATGGCGCCGCCGCTCATCGCGCCTCCGCGATCTCAAGGCAGGTGCGTGCGATCGCCGCCGCCGCGTCCGGGCGCGCCATGCTCAGCGCACGCTGGGCCATCGTCACCAGCCGAGCTCGGTCGTTATTGAGCTCCAACAACTTGCGGCTGAGGTTTTCTCCCAGGTGATCATCGTCGGGCACGATGATCGCCGCCCCCACCCGTTCCAGGGTACGGGCGTTATGCTCCTGTTGGCGATCGCGATGGAAGGGATAGGGCACCAGGATGGAGGGGCGGCCAGCCAAGGCCAACTCGCTGACCGTCATCGCTCCGGCGCGCGCCACGACCAAGTCGGCGGCCGCCAGCGCAGCCGCCATATCGTCTATAAACGGGATTACCCGCGCGGCGATTCCCGCTTGTTGATAACCGCTACCCACCAACCCCTCGTCCACACTCCCGGTCTGATGTACAATGGTGAAATTTATAACAGTTTTGCGCAAAGAAGTGAAGGCAAACAAAGCCCCAATGTTCAGTCTATGCGCTCCGCTTGACCCCCCTAAAACA
This window contains:
- a CDS encoding glycosyltransferase — encoded protein: VLGGSSGAHRLNIGALFAFTSLRKTVINFTIVHQTGSVDEGLVGSGYQQAGIAARVIPFIDDMAAALAAADLVVARAGAMTVSELALAGRPSILVPYPFHRDRQQEHNARTLERVGAAIIVPDDDHLGENLSRKLLELNNDRARLVTMAQRALSMARPDAAAAIARTCLEIAEAR
- the murC gene encoding UDP-N-acetylmuramate--L-alanine ligase, whose amino-acid sequence is MSGGAIPQSLMGAGSRPLHFIGIGGAGMSGIAELCLRLNLAVSGCDLRASAATARLAGLGARITIGHDPSHLSPELNAVVISSAVKANNPEVQRARAMRIPVIARAEMLGELLRLARAGVAVAGTHGKTTTTSLVALILEEAGLDPTVAIGGNLRARGTNVRLGRGDFMVAEADESDASFLLLLPTIAIVTNIDPEHLDHYGTMERVREAYLNFVNRVPFYGFAVLGIDSAEVRELLPMVRKPYLTYGEAADADYRASAIAIRGLATTFEVSERGQPLGSITLPLPGHHVALNALAAIAVTRALGVSFAVAAAALASFSGIARRFEVKGEMAGRIVLDDYAHHPAEVRATLAAAKRAFGRRMLVVFQPHRFTRLRDLFDEFITAFDDADRLYLTDVYPAGEEPIANVSALRLSQAIRARGGLEVAYLGEELWPARRVVADSAPGDLIATLGAGDIYRLGETILHDLGQESPADERA